A stretch of DNA from Anopheles nili chromosome 2, idAnoNiliSN_F5_01, whole genome shotgun sequence:
TTGTCCTTTAAATCCAGTGGGATTGATGAGTTTAAAAGTTTCCGTGCCGCACCGCACCACTGGTaccgcaaaaaagggaaagaaagaatgTATCAGGTGAACGAACGCAGCACAATTTTAAGGAATACacatttttgaacaaattataAACAAGATAATAAAATCGATGTACAAACCGAAATACGGCCCAAAAACTAAACGGCGGCTAGGGTGTTACGACGGCACAGTTTTCGATTTTTACGACGGTACGTCAAAAATACCAATACCATGCATTCGCAATAgagatgcaggaaaacagctTATCGCAGATCCGGGTTGTCATTAGCTTGCTTCTTGATTCGCAGCAGAATAGTGGTGTACCATTGGTCCAGCCTTGAGATACTGTCGTACTCCTTGACTGCCTCGGTAAATCCATCCACGTTTTGTTCCTCCAAATGTTCGCAGAGAGTCTAATAGGAAAAACGGCAATCATTTAAACTATTAAACGAACCTGAATTCAAGTCCAACAAGTAACCGTACCTTCACAAGCTTATACTCCCGTGAGTCTTGGAATGCTGGATATTGTTGTGCGTATTTTTCCATCGCATGTTGAGCATTCAGCAAATCCACGCTAAGATGACACAGGGCCGCGCGGAAGAAGTACTCTTTGGCGCTATATTTCAGCAAAGAGCTGTCCAGACACGATCCAGCCACCTGTTCGTAGATTTGTATCGCCTTTTCATAATCCTCCAACTGGGCCGCGTATTGGGCCACTTTCAGCATGCATTTGTTAGCCGAACTGGTGGATTCTTCACCTTTGAAATAATCCGCCGCCTGTTCGTAATGCTGCACCGCTCGTTGCTGTGGAAGTTACAAAATGTAAAGAAGTATACACACAATTAACCAACCAGTCTCATCGCCTTTTTGAACGTTTCACTGGACATGTACATACCAAATCGTTTGCCTCATTTTCATACATCTCCGCAATGCTCTGGTGATGCTTTGCGGCCATCGTGAACCTTCCCATATCCGTGTATATATCGATGGCCTTTAGCAGGCAATTGACGGCTTCGTTTGGATCGGTCTACAAGCAACATCATGAAAGAGCACAATTGCGTTACTTGATAGTGTAGCAGAGTATTCGATAGCTTACCTTCTTGTAGCAGTTAGATGCATCCACGTAGTTGGTTGCGGCATCGTGTCGACTGCCAGCTTTCGCGTGCAGATTAGCTGCTTCGCAAAAGGCCGACCCAGCTTGGCTCCATTTTTTGGCCATTTTAAACATATTCGCAGCCCGCTGGTAACATTCCACGGCATCTTCCACCTTATTAGAACCACCGCTAAGGGtgatgaaaagaaacaaatgccATCACCGAACGATGATGACGGCGTAAAAGGATTAGAACGCTTTATTGATTGTCTTTTAGTTTGTGCTCCACAGTGCGCCGCACATAGGATCCCTCCCGCGGGATGGGGCAATACAAAGAGCACCCTTTATCCAGGGGCGTGTATACGTCGAGGTGGGAGCCACCCTCATGCACAATATGACACGGGCAAAAAGGGAAATCCAGTAAGGTGACCTCTAGTTCCGTACGCAAAACAGTCAGTATGAGTCACCTGTTTTCTATATGATTTCACAATCTCGATAGCCAGCTACACAGTGCCAATGTATGATAGGGGACAATGCCTGGACCTACCCGAATAGGGAACCAAAGAAACCTTTCGATGAATTCAGTTTCTTTTCAGCTTCCGCAATCAACTGCATCGCCTTTTGTTCATTATCTGCCATGGCGTTCACGTTTCTTGTTTATTCGACGCAATAATATTAACACTTGACAATGTACACTGCACGATGCGTATGCGTATTTCTTAAGATTGTTCCTGGCTCGCAACACGGACCTCGACTTTGGACGAGAGCAAATTATTGAGAGCAAAGCTGtattattgatttttcgttcCTTGGACttgcttgcattttttgtaGCTTGCGACGTTGAGCCATCCAATACCAGAGAGAGCTGTCAAAGAGATAGGAACGTCACATTTGGGCCGTTTCAAATTCGTATCGTTTCGAACTACGGTTTACTAAGTATATTacgaacgaaattaaaatgaatcTTCAatgttatgcatttttttattaacataAAAGTTTTTTCTAAATCATTCCAAAACAAcaattcttttaaaaaaaacgatacatgTACAGAGCACCCTGTGCCGGAATATTTCCAGCTGTCACAACAATACTGTGTTGTAAACAAACCagtaaacaaatcaaaactaGGACCATTTTTATTGGTTCCTAGTCTCATTGGTTTCTAGACCCCAAAACATAATGCAGAATTCACTAGTAAAACTACGGACAAAGTCACCTCTATACGGCCAACTGGTCATCGGACCACCAGGTGCAGGTAAAACTAGCTACTGCCATAAAATGCAAAAGTTCCTTGAAAAAATCGGCCGCAAAGCAACCGTCGTCAACCTGGATCCTGCCAACGACAACATGGAGTATACGAGCGCTGTCGATATCATGCAGCTCATCACGGTACAGGATGCAATGGAACAGTTTGCGCTTGGCCCGAATGGCGCACTAATCTACTGTGTAGAGTTTCTCGAAACAAACTTCCAATGGTTGCTGGATCAACTGAAGAGCATCGACAGCAACTACTTTATTTTCGATTGTCCGGGCCAGGTGGAGCTCTTCACGCACAACAATGCGCTCAAAAACATCTTTGCCAAACTAGAGCAGCTTGGGTATCATCTTTGTACCGTTCATCTTGTCGAGTCGCACTATTGTGCCGAACCGTACAAATTTATTTCGTGCCTGTTGCTGTCTCTGCACACGATGCTGCAGATGGGCCTGCCACACGTCAATGTGCTCAGCAAAGCCGACCAGTTGAAGGATCATGAAGCAAAACTTCCTTTCAATGTAGACTTTTACACCGAAGTATTAGATCTAAGCTATTTGCTGGAGTGCATGGAAACGAGTAGCTTTGGGAAAAAATTTACTCAACTAAATGCCGCTATTGTTTCCATGGTAGAAGACTATAGTTTGGTGTCCTTCCTGCTGCTAGATTCTTCTCGTGATAACAGTCTACTGAGACTTAAAAACGCGATAGATAAAGCGAATGGCTACGTGTACGGAGCTGGAGAAGAGAAGAACATCAACACACTACTAGCATGTGCCGTTGGAGCAGAAACAGAATCGGACCGGATGGAGCACGATATTGATCCTTATTTAAGTTAATATAGTCATATTTAATTTGTTCCGGTAAAGCCAAGTTTATTTCAAATCCCCCGCCTTTTTACTTCATTCCGAAAGATCCCATGGTAGAACGCTCTAGAATGCTACCATCAGATACTAAATGCTTAAACCAAATCGGGCCTCTTGACTTGTCCAGCAAACAGTATCGTTCGCTGTTGCCGATTGACGATCATGAAACCGAACGGCCGATTGGCAAGAAAACGTGGCGGTGTTGCCTTGTTGGCAAACACACCAGTCGTTACGGCGGCCGTCATGGTGCCTTCTTCGTTGACTATAATTTTGGTTTGCTGTATAACGCTGCTAACGTAAACCGCATTCAAATCAGATATTTTACCAAAATTGGCCGACCCAGAGTCAAACGCTTCCTTGATTCCCATCTAAAggacgaaggagaaaaaagacaTGCATTAATTGCCGTGCagttaaaaaaaggaatcgaaaTTTAAAAGTGGTACTGTACCTGGTTCAAAATTGGAATCAAATTATAATCCGAATTAAACTCAAACTTAGGTAAATGCACTTCTACTTCGTCGTCATCAAAATCCTCCATGCTGCGATCTAGCTCCTCAAAAACGCGATCCATGCCGTGCTGTGTGAGCTTACGAATAACTTCGACCAGCGGAACACCCTTTCGGGGCATTATAAGCAGCATTGTAAGTCTCTTGTTAGCGCCGTACGGTAGTTCCAAAATTTGTGCATCTAGTTCTTTGTAGCCAGCGAACGGGAAAATACCTCTCTGGAACATCATTTCTACCATACCGATAGCCTGGTCGTTTTCGTCATAAAACGGAACCTTGGTAGTGAACGATCTATTGAAGGGAACCTGCAACATAACCcccaaaagaagaaaatggtgcTAATATATTTCCCACCAAAGACACCGTCAACGGCTTACACTCTTACCGTCCATTGGCCTTGGAAGAACAGGACCGAGAGCATGATCAAGCGTGCTTCCTCAAGATCGCTCAGCTCGATCGCCTTGGGTATATGGCCATTTGTCGCATCCGACACGAGCCGATTAACTCGCTCGTAAGTTTGCATGCGATCAGCAAAATTCATCGGCTGCAGTATGCTGGGGTTGTAGAAATTTTCCAAGCTCGTTTCAAAATCCTTCGACACCGGCCGGTTTTCGTCGGTGATGACGTATTGTGCCGCTGCCAGCTGCACATCACGATCAGGTAGGCTACAAATTTGCAAAGATGTATTTAACACCTTCTCTTTGTGACTTTTTAGTCAACCGTTCGTCGTTAAATCTCACCTGAAACTCTGCACAAACGGCTTATAATAGCTGCGAATTTGCTCCTGTCGCTGAACATCCAGGGCGACCAACAGCTCGTCGAGCGTTCTCCCGGATGCACCTTCCGTTATTAGAAGCAGCAAGTTCCACGCCGAAAATGGAGACACAATGATGTTGGTTGTCGTCACGTTCGGATTGTAGTCCACCAGTTCCGTGACGTACTAGCGGAAAGGAAACGAATCGTACaacgaagaaaacaagacACGCTTCAAACACAATCCTCCCAAGGTCAGACGCTATCGGCTGCGTCCGAAAACTCGCCACCGTAGTCCTCGCAGTTAGACGATCGGCTCGGAACGTCTCCTCACAGATCCTGCCGGGTGCTCACCTGGTAGAATTGCAAGGCAAATTTCTGCGCACTTTGCTGTAATCTCTCCACGCCCGCATCGACGGTCGGCGTGGAAAGTGACCCGGCCCCATTTTGACTCCTCGCTAATGTTAtcaccaaacaaaacaccacacatCCGCTCACAAACCGTCCCATGATGCTGACTGTCTGCAAGAGAATAACAAAAAGCCATCCTCGTCCCAAGCACATCGTCTGACCAGCGCGACAGTAGCAAACGGCAACCAGCACAAGGGTGAAAGGGGGTtggagggggaggggatgGAATATGTatgaataaatacaaaaaccgGTATTTTGATTCCGGTTTGACGCTGGCCTCAACCGTAGCATTCTTCTGCGGGGTACATTGCCGGCATTAACCTTCTATTATCTAATGTTATTTTTGGTGACTTTTTGGCCGCATCGTACGCACACAAACGTGGGCCAGCACAGCTTTACCTTGGGACGGTCATTTGTGCAAGCGCACCGGTCCGAAGCGGCCACTGGGcaagggatggtttttttatcGATCGGTTACGATTCGCTAGCACCACTCAGCGCCAAGGAATCTCGTCTGCTAGGATCCGGCCGATCGGCACAAGGTCATGACCCACTTTACCCGGCCACTACATCAAGCCCTGAGATGCAACTGCACGAGGTGCAACTGTGGATAATTGCAAAGCTACGGTAATTGCTGAGCCGCATACGTTACACCCGggtacgggttttttttccggccgGTGCGCTTTggacgtgttttgtttgtggctttGAGTGTCTCTCGGAGAAGTGCCACTTGTTTAGAAATGAAGCGGAAGCGCCACAGTCTAGCCGTCCATGACCATGTCATCAAACATCACCCaaacattaattttatctcACTTATCTCAATTGGCACGGGTACCATTGTATGCAAGTTTGTGGTTAACGAACTCAAATACACCAACGATCGCGAACACGGTCGGAAAATCCAGGTGCCCTGAATGGCGATTGCATAAgtgcaaatgcaaaaaaaaacgatcgttgAAACGATCGTTTCATTTCCGGCACCCAAATCAAAGCACTTCCAGACCCGATCCCGATTGGCGATTCTAGTGCATGCTCCGGTTCGAAAAATGGCCTAGTTTCGCGCATAAGCGAAAGCCAATTCGGTTGCACCAGCGCAATCGTACACAAGGAAACTGACTTTCCTCGACTTCGATTCCGAGTGTAAGCTCAGACCAGCGGCTCTTAAGCGGGTCCCCCGTTAGCCATAGGTACCCGATCGTGCGCACGGATATGCATTGCAAATTTAAGGCGTTTAAAAGCAGCGGTCCCACCCCAGCGGCCACTCAGTCGAAAAGTGTAGCGCGTGGTCGTGCCACGTGGCAAACCGTACACCATCGCCTTAGTGATACGATCCCGGCACGCCGTCAGTTCCCGTCGTTGCAGGAGACGCAAGTCCTGACGCCATGACGCTGGTTTTGCAGCGAATGTACGACCTGTACCGGGAGTACATGGTGGAAAGGCGCGACATGCGCAGTGCGCATCTTCCGCTAGCCGGAAGTCCGTGGCCACTGTTCGCGCTGCTCGGTACCTACCTGCTTCTGGTGCTGAACGTTGGTCCACGCATCATGGCCCACCGGAAGCCGTTCGATTTGCGTGGCGTCATTCGCGTGTACAACGTGGTGCAAGTGCTCATCAACAGTGTGCTGTTTGTGTGGATCGTAAGTGACCGCGTTGCGAGTGAGACGCGACGAACCAGTGTTGCCAACCCGCGTTTTCCATTCGGCTTCGTTGCAGGTGACCAAGATGTTTTTCGTGTACCGAGACTACAACTACTCGTGCCAGGTGTGCAACTACACCACGGACTACCGCGGACTGGAGGAGATGTACCTGAGCTACAGCTACTTCCTGCTGAAGGTCGTCGACCTGGCGGACACCGTGTTCTTCGTGCTGCGCAAGAAGCAATCCCACGTGTCATTCCTGCACGTGTACCACCACACGATCATGGTGCTGGGGTCGTACTTTGGCATGCTGTACGTGCCCGGCGGCCACGCGATCATGCTCGGGATCTGGAACACGCTCGTGCACGCCGTCATGTACTTCTACTACCTGCTGTCATCGTACGGGTCGCAGTACAGCGCCTGGTGGAAGCAACACCTAACGCGCATGCAGTTGCTGCAGTTCGTTCACCTCGCGTTCCACTTTGGCATTCCGCTGTTCTTTAACCGCGAGTGCAAGTTTCCGCGCTTCTGGATGGGGGTCGGCTTCCTGCAGGCCATCGTCATCCTCGGCCTGTTCGTGGACTTCTACATTAAGTCGTACATCGTGAAGAAGAAACGGCAGTAACATGTGTGCGGTAGCTTGCGGACTGGGGGGCTATCCTTGGGGCCATCAGCCAGAGGCCAACCTCCAAGGGGCGACCCGCCATTGGAGGCAGGGCACCGGCAAGGGGGCAAACTCTAGTTGCtgccacacacaaacaaaaaaaaacacgaaacgaaacgaatcaaCGTACAAATTAAAGTTGTGAACGCGCCAACCGCCAAAATGTAAACGAGTGCGagtaaaggaaaaaccaaaacatgTAAAGCCaaaaccgaaaacgaaaagccaAATAAAACGACTGATACCAGTTAGAGGTAAAAAACAAGCGGacaaaatcgaaaccaacaAGAGGTGTTCCGTTTCCAATGTCAGAATCAACCGATGAACCGGGTCCATTAATTACAATTTCCAATCGCTGCTCCCGGTCCCAGCGGTTCGAGGAAATGAAAGGAAATCAATTATTCCTATCCGCTCTACGGCAGATAGGTTAGTACACCGTTGGGTGGTTCCTCGTGCGAATTTGTCGATGTCACTGTGACGCTGTTGCTCCCGGTACCGGGTAGGTATGCCGAACGTGAACCAGCGAAAATTCCACGACCTTAACCCTATTTGCGGGGTTAGTTACATACCATGTTTACACAAGGTTCATCGTGGCCAGCACAGGAAGCTGTTTCGCTTGAGAATGGGGTCTTTTTGTAGCATttattctcctttttttcaaatggGTATAACATTTATTCCACGATTATTTCTAAACTAAAGTACTAAAGCACTTAACTTACTCGACAACTTAAGCTTTGGCAACTCATTGAAGGCAGTAAGCATGGTGTATTGCGCCAAACGTGCAGAACGTCAATAGTCGTAGAATAAAAGGACACTACCGTTGAAAACATGCCCATTTGTATAGCACTAAGCAGCCTTGACACATAAAAGAGGACGATCCTTAATTACGTAGCGTAATTGACCGCCAAAGTTGTAGGTCAGGTACATCAGACGCATCTGTTCTGGAATGGAGTGCATCGCGAGCTATTGATACGTAAAATTACACCAAGTTACAGGTCACTGGCACAATTTTCCTCTCCCACGTGTTGACGCATAAGAGCACGATAAATTTGCACATAgatttgtaattttatttactGCTCGTACATCCTTCGCAGCAGTTCATTGCCATAGCCGTCCTGTGAGGCACACGGGAGGTAATTACAAATAGAACAACGATCACTTTCGTCGACGATAGGAACCGCTGAAGTTCACGTCATATCTACGTCATATAGTGACGAACCTATTTACTGTCCACGTTGGTGTATGGTTAATTAATTGCCCGTAAGAACACCAAAAGCCGCCTATTAGCTGGAATTTGTACGAGTCGGGTGGAAGTCAGTCCCATTCTAGAGTTGTAGCCGCAGGGATCGTTGAGCTCTTCGAGTGTGTTGCGAGCAGGCGTACATCATGGCTTTGATCTTACGATCAATCTATAGTGAATATAGGAATTATCTCGTGGATAAAACAGGTATATACACATACACCTTTTCCATCATGGAGCATTTCCAAGGATCAAGAGCACACTTATTCCTATATAGATGCCAGAATTGTCGACCTTCCTCTTCTGCAGTCCTTTTGGACGGTGCCACTGATAACGGCAGCCTACCTGTACTTTGTTCAGAGTCTAGGCCCAAGGCTTATGGCGAATCGAAAACCGATCCAAATGCGCGGCTTTCTCATCATCTACAATCTGGTGCAGGTGGTGGCCAATGCGACAGCGTTCTCGATGGTAAGACTATCACCAGTTAGCTCCCGAATATAATCCTATCATTGGCGTTGATCCGGCTGTTTGTCACGTTGCAGGGCATACGGTATCTGTTTAGTTATTCACACTCCTTTGTTTGTCAACCGCTGCAACTGGACACGAACCCTCAAGCGATGACGATCCTGCGGCTTGGATATTTCTACTTTTTGCTGAAGATCCTCGACCTTGCGGACACCGTGTTCTTCGTGCTGCGCAAGAAGCAATCCCACGTGTCGTTCCTGCACGTGTATCACCACACGATCATGGCCCTTTCGTCGTCCTTCTTCATGCGCTATCTAGTCGGAGGGCACAGCTTTATGCTGGGCCTGCTCAACACGCTCGTGCACACCGTCATGTACTTTTACTTCTTTCTCACGATCTACCGACCGGAAGTGACACGTGGTGCGTCCTGGAAGCGCTACATCACCTTGCTGCAGATGGCACAGTTCGGCTATCTGGTATTTCATTTCTTCCGTCCCATTCTGCTCGACATCGATTGCGGCTATCCACGTGCGGTGTTGTGGTTCGTGGGAATGCAGAACGTTTTTATGCTGCTGATGTTCAGCGATTTCTACTGGCGTACGTACATAAGAAGACCGAGGTATCACAACAAATGAGCTCGCGAGCGCTCATCTGCCGTCAAGTGTTTGTTTGAAGCGAACGCAAGGAACCAAGATCCGTTAAGTTTGTTGTAGGATATAATGCCTTTATTGAATAGTGCTGCTCTAAACACTGTTTGCTGCAAACTTTGTTTGCTTGCCGTGTCTTGcttcaaaataataaaaaaaatagaaccacAGTATCAAGGATGTGTCCTCGATCGTCTACTAGTCCTGCCGTTTAGTTGTGTT
This window harbors:
- the LOC128721882 gene encoding alpha-soluble NSF attachment protein — encoded protein: MADNEQKAMQLIAEAEKKLNSSKGFFGSLFGGGSNKVEDAVECYQRAANMFKMAKKWSQAGSAFCEAANLHAKAGSRHDAATNYVDASNCYKKTDPNEAVNCLLKAIDIYTDMGRFTMAAKHHQSIAEMYENEANDLQRAVQHYEQAADYFKGEESTSSANKCMLKVAQYAAQLEDYEKAIQIYEQVAGSCLDSSLLKYSAKEYFFRAALCHLSVDLLNAQHAMEKYAQQYPAFQDSREYKLVKTLCEHLEEQNVDGFTEAVKEYDSISRLDQWYTTILLRIKKQANDNPDLR
- the LOC128720646 gene encoding GPN-loop GTPase 2; the encoded protein is MQNSLVKLRTKSPLYGQLVIGPPGAGKTSYCHKMQKFLEKIGRKATVVNLDPANDNMEYTSAVDIMQLITVQDAMEQFALGPNGALIYCVEFLETNFQWLLDQLKSIDSNYFIFDCPGQVELFTHNNALKNIFAKLEQLGYHLCTVHLVESHYCAEPYKFISCLLLSLHTMLQMGLPHVNVLSKADQLKDHEAKLPFNVDFYTEVLDLSYLLECMETSSFGKKFTQLNAAIVSMVEDYSLVSFLLLDSSRDNSLLRLKNAIDKANGYVYGAGEEKNINTLLACAVGAETESDRMEHDIDPYLS
- the LOC128730294 gene encoding serine protease inhibitor 77Ba, whose translation is MGRFVSGCVVFCLVITLARSQNGAGSLSTPTVDAGVERLQQSAQKFALQFYQYVTELVDYNPNVTTTNIIVSPFSAWNLLLLITEGASGRTLDELLVALDVQRQEQIRSYYKPFVQSFSLPDRDVQLAAAQYVITDENRPVSKDFETSLENFYNPSILQPMNFADRMQTYERVNRLVSDATNGHIPKAIELSDLEEARLIMLSVLFFQGQWTVPFNRSFTTKVPFYDENDQAIGMVEMMFQRGIFPFAGYKELDAQILELPYGANKRLTMLLIMPRKGVPLVEVIRKLTQHGMDRVFEELDRSMEDFDDDEVEVHLPKFEFNSDYNLIPILNQMGIKEAFDSGSANFGKISDLNAVYVSSVIQQTKIIVNEEGTMTAAVTTGVFANKATPPRFLANRPFGFMIVNRQQRTILFAGQVKRPDLV
- the LOC128731843 gene encoding elongation of very long chain fatty acids protein AAEL008004-like, yielding MTLVLQRMYDLYREYMVERRDMRSAHLPLAGSPWPLFALLGTYLLLVLNVGPRIMAHRKPFDLRGVIRVYNVVQVLINSVLFVWIVTKMFFVYRDYNYSCQVCNYTTDYRGLEEMYLSYSYFLLKVVDLADTVFFVLRKKQSHVSFLHVYHHTIMVLGSYFGMLYVPGGHAIMLGIWNTLVHAVMYFYYLLSSYGSQYSAWWKQHLTRMQLLQFVHLAFHFGIPLFFNRECKFPRFWMGVGFLQAIVILGLFVDFYIKSYIVKKKRQ
- the LOC128731842 gene encoding elongation of very long chain fatty acids protein AAEL008004-like — encoded protein: MALILRSIYSEYRNYLVDKTDARIVDLPLLQSFWTVPLITAAYLYFVQSLGPRLMANRKPIQMRGFLIIYNLVQVVANATAFSMGIRYLFSYSHSFVCQPLQLDTNPQAMTILRLGYFYFLLKILDLADTVFFVLRKKQSHVSFLHVYHHTIMALSSSFFMRYLVGGHSFMLGLLNTLVHTVMYFYFFLTIYRPEVTRGASWKRYITLLQMAQFGYLVFHFFRPILLDIDCGYPRAVLWFVGMQNVFMLLMFSDFYWRTYIRRPRYHNK